The proteins below are encoded in one region of Paenibacillus sp.:
- a CDS encoding GH32 C-terminal domain-containing protein, which yields MAHRKSRSVVVLAASALAVAAAALFWETTQSGEGGTARRIEHRYHPDPAYYTEKYRPQYHLSPETANMSDPNGMVYFEGEYHQMYQRSGQWGHAISKDLVHWEHRPLALPRDELGDIWSGSAVVDWRDTSGFFGGKPGLVAVFTHFKDGVQSQSIAYSADRGRTWTKYDGNPVIPNPGQKDFRDPKVFWHEPTRRWVMVVSVDQKVWFYRSPNLREWEWTGEFGWGHGSHAAVWECPDLFELPVEGTNETKWVLTVSIGNNAATKGSKAQYFIGRFDGTTFTNDNLPADVLWTDHGKDFYAAITYSDIPKEDGRRIWLGWMSNWRYPFAQPTGKWKGNLSIPRALSLRDIPGEGVRLVQTPIRELEALRGRPVTVKRRTIAAGGPNPLDGVRGNSFELELEWSPKTGHPFGVAFLKGGGQETKLTYDPAAQQLVLDRTNAGVSGFEANFAEAMTAPAKLKDGRIKLRLFVDKTTVEVFANDGEAVLSAIVFPEPTSDGLELFAADGEAVLHRAAFYPMRTIWRDEDPDGKTPLRLWVSPGIVHVEPGETAALAAAIEPAGANQAVRAYSSDEKVAVVRRNEDGSYAVEGVREGKAQITVTDEAGKLSRNVNVFVGDFLRPAR from the coding sequence ATGGCGCATCGCAAATCGCGCAGCGTCGTCGTTCTCGCCGCGTCGGCGCTGGCCGTCGCGGCGGCGGCGCTGTTTTGGGAGACAACGCAAAGCGGGGAAGGCGGAACCGCAAGGCGGATCGAGCACCGATACCATCCGGACCCGGCGTATTACACGGAGAAGTACCGGCCCCAGTACCATTTGTCGCCGGAGACCGCGAATATGAGCGACCCGAACGGAATGGTGTATTTCGAGGGCGAGTACCACCAGATGTATCAGCGGAGCGGGCAATGGGGGCACGCGATCAGCAAGGACCTGGTCCATTGGGAGCATCGGCCGCTGGCTTTGCCTCGGGACGAGCTCGGCGACATCTGGTCGGGCAGCGCGGTCGTCGATTGGCGGGACACGAGCGGCTTCTTTGGAGGAAAACCGGGGCTCGTCGCCGTCTTTACGCATTTCAAGGACGGCGTGCAGTCGCAAAGCATCGCCTATAGCGCCGACCGCGGACGAACGTGGACGAAATACGACGGGAATCCGGTCATCCCGAATCCGGGACAGAAAGATTTTCGGGATCCGAAGGTGTTTTGGCACGAGCCGACGCGCCGGTGGGTGATGGTCGTGTCCGTCGATCAAAAGGTGTGGTTTTACCGCTCCCCGAACCTGCGGGAGTGGGAATGGACGGGCGAGTTCGGCTGGGGTCACGGCTCGCATGCCGCGGTGTGGGAATGCCCGGATTTGTTCGAGCTCCCGGTCGAAGGGACGAACGAGACGAAGTGGGTGCTGACGGTGAGCATCGGGAACAATGCCGCGACGAAAGGATCGAAGGCGCAATATTTTATCGGCCGGTTCGACGGAACCACGTTTACGAACGACAATTTGCCGGCGGACGTGCTGTGGACCGACCACGGCAAAGATTTTTACGCGGCGATCACGTATTCGGATATTCCGAAGGAAGACGGGCGCCGCATTTGGCTCGGGTGGATGTCGAATTGGCGGTATCCGTTCGCGCAGCCGACCGGTAAGTGGAAAGGGAATCTGTCCATTCCGCGCGCGCTGAGCCTCCGGGACATCCCCGGGGAAGGCGTTCGGCTCGTCCAGACGCCGATTCGGGAGCTCGAAGCGCTGCGCGGCCGTCCGGTGACGGTCAAGCGGCGGACGATCGCGGCGGGCGGGCCCAATCCGCTGGATGGCGTGCGGGGGAACTCGTTCGAGCTCGAGCTGGAATGGTCGCCGAAGACGGGGCATCCGTTCGGCGTCGCCTTCCTGAAGGGGGGCGGCCAAGAGACGAAGCTGACGTACGACCCGGCAGCGCAGCAGCTCGTCCTCGACCGGACGAACGCCGGCGTCAGCGGCTTCGAAGCGAATTTCGCCGAAGCGATGACGGCGCCGGCGAAATTGAAGGACGGCCGCATCAAGCTGCGCCTGTTCGTCGACAAGACGACGGTGGAGGTGTTCGCGAACGACGGGGAGGCCGTGCTGAGCGCGATCGTGTTCCCGGAGCCGACGAGCGACGGCCTCGAGCTGTTCGCGGCGGACGGGGAGGCGGTGCTGCATCGCGCGGCGTTCTATCCGATGCGAACGATTTGGCGGGACGAGGATCCCGACGGGAAGACGCCGCTCCGGCTGTGGGTCAGCCCCGGCATCGTGCACGTCGAGCCGGGGGAGACGGCGGCGCTAGCCGCGGCGATCGAACCGGCGGGCGCGAATCAAGCCGTCCGCGCCTACTCCAGCGACGAGAAGGTAGCGGTCGTGCGCAGGAACGAGGACGGCTCGTACGCGGTCGAAGGCGTCCGGGAAGGGAAGGCGCAAATTACGGTGACCGACGAAGCGGGCAAGCTGTCGAGGAACGTCAACGTGTTCGTCGGGGACTTCCTGCGGCCCGCCCGGTAA
- a CDS encoding helix-turn-helix domain-containing protein: MYKVMLVDDETGVRNGIKAKINWEAAGFRIESEAGSGEEALRLLAERPPPDLVISDIRMPQMDGITFIKACNERYPAIRTVVLSGYSDFEYTKAAIQLGVKDYLLKPVVRSELQELLSRIAVELEQDRHQKQKRLQEQMNSRQQLRILQEQLLLQLVSSELFSLSAVKERLYQLQMSALAAEDRRAQIVAAEMRVPYGRLDEWSDRVDLLQLSYQMLCREEAERWPRIVPFHDVSRPAMMHFLVMLDGEDENDGAALAFAKALRHHVRRYLRLDCVVGVGEPVRGLKQLKNAYASSMLSWSQSTVHDTVRDGERAALESTYALTPELEKQIASALEHADLHAFRQHLRALFPEHRDTPMFAFASLTFRLLLLFASVAKKFHTGDASLQQHLLQCQMTVWEHRSREDILEQLRSLAQRVMDAVKKAKDAGGSALAEAVRKYVDENYSYELTLSALADLFHLNENYLSGLFKQNAGITFSEYVTKLRMTKAAQLLVESDLKLTDIATLVGYSSSSYFSTSFRKFYGMSPKEYRETMAGETQPGETQRPTE; this comes from the coding sequence ATGTACAAGGTCATGCTGGTGGACGACGAGACCGGCGTTCGCAACGGCATCAAGGCGAAAATCAACTGGGAGGCGGCCGGATTTCGAATCGAATCCGAAGCGGGGAGCGGGGAGGAAGCGCTCCGGCTGCTGGCCGAGCGGCCGCCGCCCGATCTCGTCATTTCGGACATCCGCATGCCGCAGATGGACGGCATTACATTCATCAAAGCTTGCAATGAGCGCTATCCGGCGATTCGCACCGTCGTGCTGTCGGGCTATTCCGATTTCGAGTACACGAAGGCGGCCATTCAGCTCGGCGTGAAAGACTATTTGCTCAAGCCGGTCGTCCGCAGCGAATTGCAAGAGCTCCTCTCGCGGATCGCGGTGGAGCTGGAGCAGGACCGGCACCAAAAACAGAAACGGCTCCAGGAACAGATGAACAGTCGCCAGCAGCTTCGTATCCTGCAGGAGCAGTTGCTGCTCCAGCTCGTCAGCAGCGAGCTGTTCAGCTTGTCCGCGGTCAAGGAGCGGCTGTACCAGCTCCAAATGTCCGCCCTCGCGGCCGAAGACCGGCGCGCGCAAATCGTCGCCGCCGAAATGCGCGTGCCGTACGGGCGGCTGGACGAATGGAGCGACCGGGTCGACCTGCTGCAGCTGTCCTACCAGATGCTCTGCCGCGAGGAGGCGGAGCGCTGGCCGCGCATCGTGCCGTTCCACGACGTCAGCCGACCGGCGATGATGCACTTCCTGGTCATGCTGGACGGAGAGGACGAGAACGACGGGGCGGCGCTCGCATTCGCGAAGGCGCTGCGGCACCACGTCAGGCGGTATTTGCGGCTCGACTGCGTCGTCGGCGTCGGGGAGCCGGTCCGCGGCCTGAAGCAGCTCAAGAACGCGTACGCGTCCAGCATGCTGTCATGGAGCCAAAGCACGGTGCACGACACCGTCCGGGACGGCGAGCGGGCCGCGCTCGAATCGACGTACGCGCTGACGCCGGAGCTGGAGAAGCAAATCGCGTCCGCGCTGGAGCATGCGGATCTGCACGCGTTCCGACAGCACCTGCGCGCGCTGTTTCCCGAGCATCGCGATACGCCGATGTTCGCGTTCGCGTCGCTGACGTTCCGGCTGCTGCTGCTGTTCGCGTCGGTCGCGAAGAAATTCCATACCGGCGACGCCTCGCTGCAGCAGCATCTGCTTCAGTGCCAAATGACCGTCTGGGAGCATCGGTCCCGAGAGGACATCCTCGAGCAGCTCCGATCGCTGGCCCAGCGCGTCATGGATGCGGTAAAGAAAGCGAAAGACGCGGGCGGCTCCGCCCTCGCGGAGGCCGTTCGCAAATACGTGGACGAAAATTATTCGTACGAGCTGACGCTGTCCGCTTTGGCCGACCTGTTCCATTTGAACGAAAACTATCTCTCCGGGCTGTTCAAACAAAACGCGGGCATCACCTTCAGCGAATACGTGACGAAGCTGCGGATGACAAAAGCGGCGCAGCTGCTCGTCGAAAGCGATTTGAAGCTGACGGACATCGCGACGCTGGTCGGCTATTCGAGCTCGAGCTACTTCAGCACGTCGTTCCGGAAATTTTACGGCATGAGTCCGAAGGAGTACCGCGAGACGATGGCGGGCGAGACGCAGCCGGGCGAGACGCAGCGGCCAACCGAATAA
- a CDS encoding sensor histidine kinase, translated as MFYSLRSRLMLVFSILCVVPLAAAIAILSRESADLIRRSIETSTTQTIDQFAFHVTTLLTQVEDIGTQVMSSQMTQDWAALQLNPHPPEEELVFAKQRIREFFSSFAINNSNGITISAYSDRSGGLYTQDRQYAETAWYREFAEGRQRWTSTHLDIDQTDRLFSERSVNSLILPLVHLQTLRQVGFVKINYPTKVLKDAIEKIGFGRTGEVYLVTSEGESVLGQSFGDNQAVVADALQAIGSGVEPVPDGALPLERGGKTYLIFSRTLPAQGWVIVGVVPEGELYQEIEDVRRLMIAVGVLMLAIVVLVAVWLSFGITKPLSAMANAMKHVERGEFGQALRLMPAVRSGHSEIGYVTRTFQGMTERLRYLIETEFETNLRRKNAEYKALLLQINPHFYNNTLEIISGLAAMKREDLVMDATESLGKMMRYSLDLSSDLVQVKEELDYMRDYLFILKLRYADSLRFSIKEDESAGAVLIPKFILQPLAENAVKYSLEKQGTAIVSVEARTEDGALFLTVKDNGIGISAPLAESLLTEANAEEAERVLGGGGRSIGLRNVLARCRLMYGERFTLHLRTERDAGTEITLQFPAARR; from the coding sequence TTGTTTTATTCGCTGCGCAGCAGGCTGATGCTCGTCTTTTCCATTTTGTGCGTTGTACCGCTAGCGGCCGCGATCGCAATCTTGAGCAGGGAATCCGCCGACTTGATTCGGCGGTCCATCGAAACGTCGACGACGCAGACGATCGATCAATTCGCGTTTCACGTCACTACCTTGCTGACTCAGGTCGAAGATATCGGGACGCAGGTGATGAGCAGTCAAATGACGCAGGACTGGGCAGCCCTGCAGCTTAATCCACATCCGCCCGAGGAAGAGCTCGTGTTCGCGAAGCAGCGGATCCGGGAGTTCTTCTCGTCGTTCGCGATCAACAACTCGAACGGCATTACGATCAGCGCGTATTCCGACCGGTCGGGCGGCTTGTACACGCAAGACCGGCAGTACGCCGAAACTGCCTGGTACCGGGAATTCGCCGAAGGCCGGCAACGGTGGACGAGCACGCATCTCGACATCGACCAGACCGATCGGCTATTTTCGGAGCGAAGCGTCAACAGCTTGATCTTGCCGCTCGTCCATTTGCAGACGCTGCGCCAGGTCGGGTTCGTGAAAATCAACTATCCGACCAAGGTGCTGAAAGACGCGATCGAAAAAATCGGCTTCGGCCGCACCGGCGAGGTGTATTTGGTCACGAGCGAAGGGGAAAGCGTGCTGGGGCAGTCGTTCGGCGACAATCAGGCCGTGGTGGCCGATGCGCTGCAGGCGATCGGCTCGGGGGTCGAACCGGTCCCGGACGGGGCGCTGCCGCTGGAACGCGGCGGGAAAACGTATTTGATTTTCTCAAGAACGCTTCCGGCGCAAGGGTGGGTCATCGTCGGCGTCGTCCCCGAGGGAGAGCTGTATCAAGAGATCGAGGACGTTCGCCGGTTGATGATCGCGGTCGGCGTGCTCATGTTGGCGATCGTCGTCCTCGTCGCCGTCTGGCTGTCGTTCGGCATCACGAAGCCGCTCAGCGCGATGGCGAACGCGATGAAGCATGTGGAGCGCGGCGAATTCGGGCAAGCGCTTCGGCTCATGCCGGCGGTGCGCAGCGGGCACAGCGAGATCGGGTACGTGACGCGGACGTTCCAGGGGATGACGGAGCGGCTGCGCTATTTGATCGAAACCGAATTCGAGACGAATTTGCGCCGCAAGAACGCGGAGTATAAAGCGCTTTTGCTGCAAATCAACCCTCATTTCTACAACAATACGCTGGAAATCATCAGCGGTCTGGCGGCGATGAAGCGCGAGGATCTCGTCATGGACGCCACGGAATCGCTGGGCAAAATGATGCGCTATTCGCTCGATCTCAGCAGCGACTTGGTCCAAGTGAAAGAAGAGCTGGACTATATGCGGGACTATCTCTTCATTCTGAAGCTCCGGTACGCCGACAGCTTGCGGTTTTCGATTAAGGAAGACGAAAGCGCCGGCGCGGTGCTTATTCCGAAGTTTATTTTGCAGCCGCTCGCCGAGAACGCCGTGAAGTACAGCTTGGAGAAGCAGGGGACCGCGATCGTCTCGGTCGAAGCGAGGACGGAGGACGGAGCGCTCTTCCTTACCGTGAAAGATAACGGCATCGGCATTTCGGCGCCGCTCGCGGAAAGTCTGCTGACCGAGGCGAACGCCGAGGAGGCGGAGCGCGTGCTCGGCGGCGGCGGGCGCAGCATCGGCCTGCGCAACGTGCTCGCCCGCTGCCGGTTAATGTACGGCGAGCGGTTTACGCTGCATTTGCGAACCGAGCGGGACGCCGGAACCGAAATTACGCTGCAATTTCCCGCCGCGAGGAGATGA
- a CDS encoding ROK family protein, translating into MYIGAIEAGGTKIVCGIGTASGEIIDRIAFPTDRPDGAMARIEAFFKEKPIAALGVASFGPIDLDPASPTYGSVTTTPKPGWSGFDFVGALRRAFPVPIGWDTDVNAAALGEATWGAAAGLASCVYYTVGTGIGVGVYAERRLVHGLVHPEGGHVWPRRHEQDRYEGNCPYHGDCLEGLASGPAIERRWQAKGSELPADHPAWEMEAHYLAQAVAGTVLLLSPGKVILGGGVMKQSHLFPMIREGVARRLNGYVSHEAVRERIDAYIVPPGLGDNAGLCGAVALGLNALGGGPANA; encoded by the coding sequence ATGTATATTGGAGCGATAGAAGCGGGGGGCACGAAAATCGTATGCGGCATCGGGACGGCGTCCGGCGAAATTATCGACCGGATCGCCTTCCCGACGGATCGGCCGGATGGCGCGATGGCGCGCATCGAAGCGTTCTTCAAGGAGAAGCCGATCGCGGCGCTGGGCGTCGCCAGCTTCGGGCCGATCGATCTCGACCCGGCCAGCCCGACGTACGGCAGCGTCACGACGACGCCGAAGCCGGGATGGTCCGGCTTCGATTTCGTCGGCGCGCTGCGGCGCGCCTTCCCCGTGCCGATCGGCTGGGACACGGACGTGAACGCGGCCGCGCTCGGGGAAGCGACCTGGGGGGCGGCGGCGGGTCTCGCCAGCTGCGTCTACTACACCGTCGGGACGGGCATCGGCGTCGGCGTGTACGCAGAACGCCGGCTTGTGCACGGCCTCGTTCACCCGGAAGGCGGGCATGTGTGGCCGAGACGCCACGAACAGGACCGCTACGAAGGCAATTGCCCGTATCACGGGGATTGCTTGGAAGGGCTCGCGTCGGGTCCCGCCATCGAGCGGCGTTGGCAGGCGAAAGGAAGCGAGCTCCCGGCCGACCATCCGGCTTGGGAAATGGAGGCGCACTACCTCGCGCAGGCGGTGGCCGGCACCGTCCTGCTGCTGTCCCCGGGCAAGGTCATCCTCGGAGGCGGCGTCATGAAGCAAAGCCACCTGTTCCCGATGATTCGGGAGGGGGTCGCGCGGCGGCTGAACGGATACGTAAGCCACGAAGCGGTGCGGGAGCGCATCGACGCGTACATCGTGCCGCCGGGCCTAGGCGACAACGCCGGCTTGTGCGGCGCCGTCGCATTAGGCTTGAACGCGCTGGGAGGCGGCCCCGCGAACGCGTAA
- a CDS encoding sugar ABC transporter substrate-binding protein, giving the protein MVRHTIRTAARAAALFAASALGLALFGCAGDSRPEAGDGVERAAEEPQVAITFWRNSGNDAENAAYERLISTFMARHPGIRVEMTPIPYSGYDTKLRASIASGNPPDVMTIDAPNMASYVEADALEPLTERFAAEGNADDIPASTLSAYMYQGDMYMAPLTESSIALFYNKKMFEEKGIPLPSKDPDRPMTWDQVLDAAIRLTDREKGIYGIDPAQGFQNAGATAYFKYPIIWQFGGEVMNPEGTSARGYLDSPETKQAIRFYVDLYHKHKVSAFEYPPDPFPNGKLGMTVEGSWTLSHYAANFPDFELGDDYDIAPLPKAAKQAVANGSWALAISSASKKKDAAWTFVNWITGYEGQKLYVSITKDIPARYSVAKEIPELNEYPKNIFVAQNQKFGRSRPITPIFPQMSEAVNRMFEETTIGRDDIDAAIAEAVDAIDAAYADLHAQQ; this is encoded by the coding sequence ATGGTGAGACACACGATACGAACGGCCGCGCGGGCTGCGGCGCTCTTCGCGGCCTCGGCGCTCGGCCTCGCGCTCTTCGGCTGCGCCGGCGATTCGCGGCCGGAAGCCGGCGACGGCGTCGAGCGAGCGGCGGAAGAGCCGCAGGTCGCGATCACGTTCTGGCGTAATTCGGGCAACGACGCGGAGAACGCCGCGTACGAGCGGCTCATCTCCACGTTCATGGCCCGCCATCCGGGCATTCGGGTCGAAATGACGCCGATTCCGTACTCCGGGTACGACACGAAGCTGAGGGCGTCGATCGCCTCCGGCAATCCGCCCGACGTTATGACGATCGACGCGCCGAATATGGCTTCCTACGTCGAGGCGGACGCGCTCGAGCCGCTTACGGAGCGGTTCGCGGCCGAAGGGAACGCGGACGACATTCCCGCTTCCACGCTGTCGGCGTACATGTACCAAGGCGACATGTATATGGCGCCGCTGACCGAGTCGTCCATCGCTTTGTTTTACAATAAGAAAATGTTCGAGGAGAAAGGTATCCCGCTCCCCTCGAAAGACCCGGATCGGCCGATGACCTGGGATCAGGTGCTGGATGCGGCGATCCGGCTGACGGATCGGGAGAAGGGGATTTACGGCATCGATCCCGCGCAAGGGTTTCAGAACGCGGGAGCGACGGCGTACTTCAAATACCCGATTATTTGGCAGTTCGGCGGAGAGGTGATGAATCCCGAGGGCACGTCGGCCCGAGGGTATCTGGATTCGCCGGAAACGAAGCAAGCGATTCGATTTTATGTAGATTTGTATCACAAGCACAAAGTGTCCGCGTTCGAGTACCCGCCCGATCCGTTCCCGAACGGAAAGCTGGGCATGACCGTCGAAGGCTCGTGGACGCTGTCCCATTACGCGGCCAACTTCCCCGACTTCGAATTAGGCGACGATTACGACATCGCTCCGCTGCCGAAAGCCGCGAAGCAAGCGGTCGCCAACGGAAGCTGGGCGCTGGCGATATCGTCCGCGAGCAAGAAAAAGGACGCGGCCTGGACGTTCGTGAACTGGATCACGGGCTACGAAGGGCAAAAGCTGTACGTTTCCATCACGAAGGACATCCCGGCTCGGTATTCCGTCGCCAAGGAAATTCCGGAGCTGAACGAATATCCGAAAAACATCTTCGTCGCGCAAAACCAAAAATTCGGCCGATCCCGGCCGATTACGCCGATCTTCCCCCAAATGTCCGAGGCGGTCAACCGGATGTTCGAGGAGACGACGATCGGCAGGGACGACATCGACGCGGCGATCGCCGAAGCGGTCGACGCCATCGACGCCGCGTACGCGGATTTGCATGCGCAGCAATAG